In the Psychromicrobium lacuslunae genome, TCTCGGACTAAGCTGGTGCAGTGCCGAACAAATCGAATGCCCGGGTAGTAGTGCTGAACGGTGGATCGAGTTCGGGAAAATCATCAATCGCCCGAGCGCTCCAAGAATTGCTCCCCGGCATCTGGCTGACCTTTGGTGTCGACACTTTCATCGAAGCCCTGCCCGGACGGGGGAATAGCCCTCGAGCCGGAATCCACTTTGAGCCCGACGGCAGCATCACCTTTACCCCGGAGCACCGAGCCTTAGAGGGCAACTGGTACGCCGGACTCAATGCGATGGCTCAAGCCGGTGCCAGCCTTATCCTCGACGAAGTCATGCTTGCCGGAGCCGTCGGCCAAGAGCGGCTTCGCTCTGCTTTCACCGGAACTGAAC is a window encoding:
- a CDS encoding chloramphenicol phosphotransferase CPT family protein; translated protein: MPNKSNARVVVLNGGSSSGKSSIARALQELLPGIWLTFGVDTFIEALPGRGNSPRAGIHFEPDGSITFTPEHRALEGNWYAGLNAMAQAGASLILDEVMLAGAVGQERLRSAFTGTELIWVAVRCEAEIAAEREADRPDRVPGMARQQATSVHLHVNYHIEVDTSRRSVADCAAEISRRLTEDFLDG